A stretch of the Uranotaenia lowii strain MFRU-FL chromosome 3, ASM2978415v1, whole genome shotgun sequence genome encodes the following:
- the LOC129752636 gene encoding uncharacterized protein LOC129752636, whose amino-acid sequence MKLRMDLESKTVPPANDSRRTTRRYQSSGCSRTEMMASFRVFCLISIVIGLSCASPATIDDSDDQMSFRNFRVYEIRPSSRDQLRALHDLASNEPGVDFWMSPGTGRSSSVMVTPDADGPFRALLTHHNISHQVANNDVQQTIDRVNQQQTNRQKRDMRGRKRTFAFDYIWKLQEIYDYLDYLAETYPNLVRLKNFGTTFEGRPLKFLTISITGEVKQFRPVVFVDGTTHAREWASPMAVLYLIHQLVENSMDNVDLLRNTDWVIVPMVNPDGYVYSHEKNRLWRKNRSRVNELCEGVDLNRNFPFRWSFTGAQCSIGYAGPTPASEHETRGMMLLMATYARSIKVYLAVHSCGDYILYPYGYDYVAAPNAADLKALGDKAAAAVTAIGGPQYRVGSASTLLYPANGSDDYIYGSVGVEYSYTLELSCGNSGDGFIITDAEMQKIIQEAFEMFKVFGEFASQQTVAPMQNVLFKDAQEHWGFQLYVVSPEYPEQLEKLYELQQNNDYDFWDKPRLNRKARVMVSNLDVGEFEEYLEKHDIEYDYVVENVQQFLDKERKRNEEHHKKVKRNFNSKAAPDLEHYWTLDEIYTYIDQLAATNEMVTSFEIGRTAENRPIKALGISKTGEISMERPIVFMDSGIHAREWAGVMSVVYMITQFVENSEQFLDQLENTDYVIIPVMNPDGYVYTHEENRLWRKNRVQNNVLCRGVDLNRNFPKAWAFASNECTNNFAGTGPSSEAETQAMMDFMARFQKAITMYIAVHTYGELILWPWGYDFIHCDNAQEHDDLGKQARDAIVAIGGDEWEVGNSADVLYLATGATDDYAYEQGARLAYTIELTGGGYEGFDLPVESLGKVMRETFEIFKIFGKYAGTVPLPSSEQLELDGE is encoded by the exons ATGAAATTGCGGATGGACCTTGAATCGAAAACTGTCCCACCGGCAAACGATTCACGACGCACGACGCGACGGTATCAGTCGAGTGGATGCAGCCGAACCGAGATGATGGCGAGTTTCCGcgtgttttgtttgatttcaatcGTGATTGGTCTGAGTTGCGCATCACCGGCAACGATTGATGATAGCGATGATCAAATGTCATTTAGAAA TTTCAGAGTGTACGAGATTAGACCTTCATCACGCGATCAGCTGAGAGCATTACACGATCTAGCTAGTAATGAACCGGGGGTAGATTTCTGGATGTCACCGGGTACCGGTCGAAGTTCCTCAGTTATGGTGACACCGGATGCAGATGGCCCATTTCGCGCGTTGCTTACACATCACAACATTTCGCATCAAGTAGCGAACAATGATGTTCAGCAAACGATCGATCGTGTTAATCAACAGCAAACAAATCGCCAAAAACGAGACATGCGTGGGAGAAAGCGAACTTTCGCTTTCGACTATATTTGGAAGTTGCAGGAGATTTACGATTATTTGGATTACCTGGCCGAAACTTATCCCAACTTAGTGCGACTTAAAAATTTCGGTACCACTTTCGAGGGTCGTCCTCTGAAGTTCCTCACGATTTCAATCACCGGAGAGGTGAAACAATTTCGACCGGTTGTTTTCGTAGATGGCACAACTCATGCCCGTGAATGGGCCAGTCCAATGGCTGTTCTTTACTTGATTCATCAGCTGGTTGAAAATTCGATGGATAATGTTGATCTGCTGCGGAATACTGACTGGGTCATTGTGCCGATGGTGAACCCGGATGGATACGTTTATTCACATGAGAAGAATCGCCTCTGGCGCAAAAATCGATCCCGCGTTAATGAGCTCTGTGAAGGCGTCGATCTGAATCGTAATTTCCCCTTCCGGTGGAGTTTTACTGGAGCG CAATGCAGCATAGGATACGCCGGACCAACTCCAGCATCGGAACACGAAACCCGGGGAATGATGCTGCTGATGGCCACCTACGCGCGCTCGATCAAGGTCTACCTGGCTGTTCATTCATGTGGAGACTACATTCTTTACCCGTACGGCTACGATTACGTTGCAGCGCCAAACGCCGCAGATCTTAAAGCACTGGGTGACAAAGCGGCCGCTGCCGTGACTGCCATCGGTGGACCGCAGTATCGGGTGGGAAGTGCCTCGACGTTACTTTATCCGGCCAATGGCAGCGATGATTATATTTACGGAAGTGTTGGGGTCGAGTATTCCTATACGTTGGAGCTGAGCTGTGGGAATTCTGGTGATGGATTCATCATAACCGATGCCGAGATGCAGAAGATTATCCAGGAAGCGTTCGAGATGTTTAAGGTTTTTGGAGAATTCGCTAGTCAGCAGACAGTTGCGCCTATGCAGAATGTTCTTTTTAAGGATGCG CAGGAACATTGGGG ATTTCAGCTGTATGTTGTTAGTCCGGAATATCCTGAACAGTtagaaaaattgtatgagtTACAACAAAATAATGATTACGATTTTTGGGATAAGCCTAGACTGAACAGGAAGGCACGTGTTATGGTAAGCAATCTTGATGTAGGCGAGTTCGAGGAATATTTGGAAAAGCACGATATCGAGTACGATTATGTCGTGGAAAATGTTCAACA ATTTCTAGATAAAGAAAGGAAGAGAAATGAGGAACATCATAAAAAGGTTAAACGGAACTTCAATTCGAAAGCTGCTCCAGATCTAGAACACTATTGGACTTTGGATGAGATCTACACCTACATAGATCAACTGGCTGCAACCAATGAAATGGTAACGTCTTTTGAAATCGGGAGAACAGCTGAAAACCGTCCAATCAAAGCATTGGGTATTTCTAAAACTGGTGAGATTTCCATGGAGCGACCCATCGTATTCATGGACTCAGGAATTCACGCCCG tgaATGGGCTGGTGTGATGTCGGTTGTCTACATGATAACtcagtttgttgaaaattcggAGCAATTCCTCGATCAATTAGAAAACACCGATTACGTCATAATCCCGGTCATGAATCCCGACGGCTATGTCTACACTCACGAGGAAAATCGTCTGTGGCGAAAGAATCGAGTTCAAAACAATGTTTTGTGCCGCGGTGTAGATCTGAATCGCAATTTCCCAAAAGCGTGGGCTTTCGCCAGCAACGAATGCACCAACAATTTTGCAGGAACGGGACCATCATCGGAAGCTGAAACTCAAGCAATGATGGACTTCATGGCCAGATTCCAGAAGGCCATCACCATGTATATCGCAGTACATACATATGGGGAATTGATCCTGTGGCCGTGGGGCTACGATTTCATTCATTGCGACAACGCCCAAGAACACGACGACCTGGGAAAACAAGCTAGGGATGCCATTGTAGCCATTGGTGGCGATGAGTGGGAGGTTGGAAATTCGGCTGATGTTTTGTACCTTGCAACGGGAGCTACCGACGATTATGCCTATGAACAGGGTGCACGATTGGCTTACACTATCGAGCTGACCGGTGGAGGATATGAGGGTTTCGATCTGCCCGTTGAGAGCTTGGGAAAAGTCATGCGAGAgacattcgaaattttcaaaattttcggaaaGTATGCAGGAACTGTACCTTTGCCTTCCTCCGAGCAGTTAGAGCTTGATGGCGAATAA